A section of the Kluyveromyces lactis strain NRRL Y-1140 chromosome F complete sequence genome encodes:
- the JLP2 gene encoding Jlp2p (similar to uniprot|P40206 Saccharomyces cerevisiae YMR132C JLP2 Hypothetical ORF): MVYFYTSQQVDGMSPHWIITGKDKFENDLLIKYGYRELRYQWFHADKYSSGHIYLKLKPDEKTLQDVPREVLQDCLQLCKSESIQGNKLPQCTILSTPWHNLRKSGYMKPGEVSYKSTKAVRKMDCFARDNTILNRLQKTRIEIIDEIESLLHEAKKSKDPDFFARYIEINRERLIQEETQRKALKKQKKKLKKKDEGQLFEYENIEVL, from the coding sequence atGGTGTATTTCTATACTTCACAGCAGGTTGACGGTATGAGTCCGCATTGGATCATTACAGGAAAGGATAAGTTTGAAAACGACTTATTGATAAAGTACGGGTACAGGGAGTTACGATACCAATGGTTTCATGCCGATAAGTACTCCAGTGGGCACATTTATTTGAAGTTAAAACCTGATGAGAAGACACTGCAGGATGTACCTCGAGAAGTACTTCAGGACTGTTTGCAATTGTGTAAGTCAGAATCCATTCAGGGAAACAAGCTGCCGCAGTGTACTATTTTATCCACGCCATGGCATAATCTGCGGAAAAGCGGGTACATGAAGCCTGGTGAAGTTTCCTATAAGTCAACGAAAGCTGTTCGTAAAATGGACTGTTTTGCTAGAGATAATACGATATTGAATAGATTACAGAAgacaagaattgaaattattgaCGAAATAGAATCGCTTTTGCATGAggcaaagaaatcaaaagatcCAGATTTCTTTGCTAGatatattgaaatcaacagaGAGAGGCTAATACAAGAGGAAACTCAGAGGAAAGCcttgaagaaacagaaaaagaagctaaagaaaaaagatgaaggaCAATTATTTGAGTATGAAAACATTGAGGTGTTGTGA
- the AFB1 gene encoding Afb1p (some similarities with uniprot|Q07988 Saccharomyces cerevisiae YLR040C Hypothetical ORF) — translation MVRLSPILILATIDAFLCLAADEPSPEQLSSAKQEAAAADLQFFIEFLDDFNVNLVSYTSYMNEAKMTLPQDVANYYYHLKSVTETTQLLDDLATSFPFTEFKTFITAFPWYSSILSEASATDFYVPDDFITQQAEVPVTSSIAPSTGQVTQPPATTASSLEGLTTDLPSNASSTIVSNVSTTTVTAFQSVNLGSKADKYVPLLILAILCYLF, via the coding sequence ATGGTAAGACTTAGCCCAATTTTAATTCTAGCTACAATCGACGCATTCCTGTGTTTAGCCGCAGATGAACCATCACCTGAACAATTAAGTTCAGCCAAACAAGAAGCTGCAGCTGCTGACTTGCagttcttcatcgaattcTTAGATGATTTTAACGTGAACCTGGTCTCATATACATCATATATGAATGAAGCAAAAATGACATTGCCGCAGGATGTTGCCAATTATTACtatcatttgaaaagtgTAACTGAAACCACTCAATTGCTTGATGATTTAGCCACCAGCTTCCCATTCACTGAGTTCAAGACTTTTATCACAGCTTTTCCTTGGTATTCCTCTATATTATCTGAGGCGTCTGCAACAGATTTCTATGTGCCTGATGATTTTATTACCCAGCAAGCGGAAGTACCAGTAACTTCCTCTATCGCTCCATCGACTGGACAGGTAACACAACCTCCTGCAACCACAGCCTCTTCTTTAGAGGGTTTAACTACCGATCTCCCCAGTAACGCATCTTCCACTATTGTCTCCAATGTATCCACCACAACTGTGACAGCCTTCCAAAGTGTAAATCTAGGCTCAAAGGCTGATAAGTATGTCCCTCTGTTGATATTGGCGATTTTATGTTACTTGTTTTGA
- the REC114 gene encoding Rec114p (weakly similar to uniprot|P32841 Saccharomyces cerevisiae YMR133W REC114 Protein involved in early stages of meiotic recombination; possibly involved in the coordination of recombination and meiotic division; mutations lead to premature initiation of the first meiotic division), giving the protein MAEFSIPIRKYSYYTTLEAAPSGFDSGKTPTLVDKWNHVSSDGRINLMFSNTSPNKLLMRVVTQPYLQDLEVIDFFALKSTFAGFNHEPFQFSAKAPSISCKYLIKKDDNTIVMKRFQLGFHNGVDFVQATDILQKLGFVVKPAVTTRSNTVLSPSQSFFFNPNQTAAFPPEQQVCSANYQFYNQHQVKNPHWQNSQQSFLQTATNMDFVLSQSTPLPAPRVPLFNEQMQNLVTQQTPEPSIEKEQEQNNDITKEKNYKGELKLENPTSKLTLEVPTAVTVVVDTLETIVEDALLGRSVVKPSKEEAVVAGGCVTCPVDGAIEEVTGTSACWVIKSSGT; this is encoded by the exons ATGGCAGAATTTAGTATTCCCATTAGAAAATATTCTTACTACACCACTTTAGAAGCAGCACCAAGTGGATTCGATAGCGGAAAGACGCCAACATTGGTAGATAAATGGAATCACGTATCTTCAGATGGTAGGATCAACTTAATGTTTTCGAATACGAGCCCAAATAAACTCCTTATGAGAGTAGTGACACAGCCGTACTTACAGGATTTAGAAGTAATAGATTTCTTTGCGTTGAAGAGTACCTTTGCCGGGTTTAATCATGaaccttttcaattttcagCTAAAGCACCGTCAATATCGTGCAAATATCTCataaagaaagatgataaTACTATTGTGATGAAAAGATTTCAACTAGGATTTCACAACGGAGTTGATTTTGTGCAAGCAACCGATATCCTTCAAAAACTAGGGTTTGTAGTGAAGCCAGCAGTAACAACAAGGAGCAATACCGTCCTATCACCATCGcaatcttttttctttaaccCAAATCAAACAGCAGCGTTTCCTCCTGAACAACAGGTTTGTTCAGCTAATTATCAGTTTTACAATCAACATCAGGTGAAAAATCCGCATTGGCAAAATTCACAACAGAGCTTCCTTCAAACAGCCACCAACATGGATTTTGTTTTATCTCAGAGTACTCCACTACCAGCACCGAGAGTTCCTTTGTTTAATGAGCAGATGCAAAATCTCGTCACTCAACAGACGCCTGAACCTTCCATCGAGAAAGAACAGGAACAGAATAACGACatcaccaaagaaaaaaactaTAAGGGTGAATTGAAACTGGAAAATCCAACGTCAAAGTTAACCCTTGAAGTTCCTACA GCTGTCACAGTTGTGGTGGATACATTGGAGACAATAGTGGAAGATGCGTTACTGGGGAGATCGGTAGTTAAACCCTCTAAAGAAGAGGCTGTGGTTGCAGGAGGTTGTGTTACCTGTCCAGTCGATGGAGCGATAGAGGAAGTTACTGGTACTTCCGCTTGCTGGGTAATAAAATCATCAGGCACATAG
- the RRB1 gene encoding ribosome biosynthesis protein RRB1 (highly similar to uniprot|Q04225 Saccharomyces cerevisiae YMR131C RRB1 essential nuclear protein involved in early steps of ribosome biogenesis), giving the protein MSKRTASDEGLENVDDRIVHSKTEAGEVPSANAVNANEQDVEMGEFEDPYGDDFESDGEIIEIDDEEDNEEELDGNIENDEFLEKKQQQAQELVEKDQNAEQEQSEQLWLPHLSKPLGPDEVLEADPTVYEMLHTVNVPWPCMTLDVIPDTLGSGRRNYPQSLLMATATQASKKNQNELMVLKMSQLAKTLVKEDEDENEGEDEDEDGTDPVIENENISLKDTTNRLKVSPFANAAQEVLCSTMSENGEVYIFDLASQVKAFETPGYQIPKQAKRPIHTVRNHGSVEGYANDWSPIIKTGAMLSGDCSGQVFLTQRHTSKWITDKQAFTVANNKSIEDLQWSRTESTVFASCGIDGYIRIWDTRSKKHKPAISVKASNTDVNVISWSEKIGYLLASGDDDGTWGVWDLRQFTPQNASTASPVAQYQFHKGAITSISFNPLDESIIAVASEDNTVTLWDLSVEADDEEIKQQAAETKELQQIPPQLLFVHWQKEVKDVKWHKQIPGCLVSTGTDGLNVWKTISV; this is encoded by the coding sequence ATGTCCAAGAGAACTGCTTCCGATGAAGGACTAGAAAACGTCGATGATCGAATTGTCCATTCTAAGACAGAGGCTGGTGAAGTACCATCGGCCAATGCAGTGAATGCCAATGAGcaagatgttgaaatggGTGAATTCGAGGACCCTTATGGTGATGATTTCGAGAGTGATGGCGAAATCATCGAAattgacgatgaagaagataatgaagaagaattagatGGAAACATTGAGAACGATGAGTTTCTGGAAAAGAAGCAACAACAAGCTCAAGAGCTAGTCGAAAAGGATCAAAATGCTGAACAAGAGCAAAGTGAACAATTGTGGTTGCCACATTTATCTAAGCCTTTGGGTCCTGATGAAGTTTTGGAAGCTGATCCTACAGTCTACGAAATGTTACATACAGTTAACGTTCCTTGGCCATGTATGACGCTTGACGTTATTCCAGACACACTAGGATCCGGCCGCAGAAATTATCCACAATCTCTTTTGATGGCAACAGCAACACAAGCTTCTaaaaagaaccaaaacGAATTGAtggttttgaagatgtcCCAATTGGCTAAAACTTTAGTAAaggaagacgaagatgagAACGAAggtgaagatgaggatgaggatgGCACGGACCCTGTCATTGAGAATGAAAACATTTCCCTTAAGGACACTACCAATAGATTGAAAGTGTCTCCTTTTGCCAATGCAGCTCAAGAGGTATTGTGTAGCACTATGTCTGAAAATGGGGAAgtatatatttttgatctGGCTTCTCAGGTGAAAGCCTTTGAGACTCCTGGATACCAAATCCCAAAGCAAGCCAAAAGACCCATCCATACTGTAAGAAATCATGGGAGTGTCGAAGGTTACGCTAATGATTGGTCTCCAATTATAAAAACTGGTGCAATGCTATCGGGTGATTGCTCTGGCCAAGTCTTCTTAACTCAAAGACATACTTCCAAGTGGATTACTGATAAACAAGCCTTTACGGTTGCTAATAATAAATCTATCGAAGACTTGCAATGGTCTCGTACAGAATCGACTGTATTCGCTTCGTGTGGTATTGACGGATATATCAGAATTTGGGACACTCGTTCTAAAAAACACAAGCCAGCCATTTCGGTTAAGGCGTCAAATACAGATGTAAATGTTATAAGTTGGAGTGAGAAGATTGGATACCTACTTGCTAGTGGTGATGATGACGGTACTTGGGGTGTATGGGATTTAAGACAGTTTACTCCACAAAATGCATCCACTGCCTCCCCAGTGGCACAGTATCAATTCCACAAAGGTGCAATTACTTCAATTAGTTTCAATCCACTCGATGAATCTATAATTGCTGTCGCATCCGAAGACAACACCGTTACTCTATGGGATTTGTCTGTTGAAgctgatgatgaagaaattaagCAACAAGCTGCTGAAACTAAAGAATTACAACAAATTCCTCCCCAATTGTTATTCGTACATTGGCAAAAGGAAGTTAAGGATGTAAAATGGCATAAACAAATTCCTGGCTGTTTGGTAAGTACAGGAACTGATGGGTTAAACGTCTGGAAAACCATCAGTGTGTAA